One genomic segment of Salinigranum rubrum includes these proteins:
- a CDS encoding cytochrome c oxidase subunit I — protein MNLDVLGLFDNDYDTEGFRTCSVTGLKIHRSAENYVKLFGLTAVVALLVGGIFAFTVAMTRWEVVGLLQPSDFYIHLSLHAWNLLIFWMVFMEIAILYVGGPMVLGRRLPITRVAQTGYVSMVLGALVINVSIFLTSPPDTAPLLTAYAPLQSPPAFYAGVILFIVGAVVAALPFFLTLWRERREYPNRSLPLVAFGAFVTSIIAVEALVGGLITFVVTFLWRIDLIQWMDAAWYRQMYWTIGHGTQQINLAAMVTVWYFLTHVVGGAEVISEKVSRTAFILYLFFINLGAAHHLMSDPAVSVGWRIFNTSYAFYGAAFASMIHAFAIPAGLEAGRRKRGKGGGTFGWLTNAPWANPVFSATIFSIILFGFLGGITGVVMGQMQVNMTWHNTFATVGHFHGTVAVGTTLAFMGLVFFVVRTMFQRRLSFGRMASLQPFFYAGAMGIVVIMMMYVGILYGVPRRTAEIVRNIPGTEFSLQAASPLFAIFGVFAILAITAGTIFVVVAVASLLIGDRVTGPEDNADLVPDGGAATDDKPVHAYEMRGTFLICLVFMAVFIGSYVINWYVLTELWSVGV, from the coding sequence ATGAATCTCGACGTGCTCGGCCTCTTCGACAATGACTACGACACGGAAGGCTTCCGGACGTGTTCTGTGACCGGGCTGAAAATCCACCGGAGCGCGGAGAACTACGTGAAACTGTTCGGATTGACCGCCGTGGTGGCGCTCCTCGTCGGCGGTATCTTCGCGTTCACCGTCGCGATGACCCGTTGGGAGGTGGTCGGTCTCCTCCAGCCATCCGATTTCTACATCCACCTTTCGTTGCACGCCTGGAATCTCCTCATTTTCTGGATGGTGTTCATGGAGATCGCCATCCTCTATGTGGGCGGCCCGATGGTCTTGGGACGGCGACTTCCCATCACGCGTGTGGCACAGACAGGGTATGTTTCGATGGTGCTCGGTGCGCTCGTCATCAACGTCTCCATATTCCTCACCAGCCCGCCCGACACCGCACCGCTCCTGACCGCATACGCACCCCTCCAGTCACCGCCGGCGTTCTACGCTGGCGTCATCCTCTTCATCGTCGGGGCCGTCGTCGCAGCGCTTCCGTTCTTTCTGACGCTGTGGCGTGAGCGACGTGAGTACCCGAACAGATCGTTGCCGCTCGTTGCGTTCGGAGCGTTCGTGACTTCAATTATTGCCGTTGAAGCGCTTGTCGGAGGACTGATTACGTTCGTGGTCACCTTCCTCTGGCGGATCGACCTCATCCAGTGGATGGACGCCGCCTGGTATCGCCAGATGTACTGGACGATCGGTCACGGCACGCAACAGATCAACCTCGCTGCGATGGTCACTGTCTGGTACTTCCTCACCCACGTCGTCGGCGGCGCGGAGGTGATAAGCGAAAAAGTCTCGCGAACGGCGTTCATCCTCTATCTCTTCTTCATCAACTTAGGCGCCGCTCATCACCTGATGTCGGACCCAGCCGTCTCCGTCGGCTGGCGAATCTTCAACACGTCGTACGCCTTTTATGGTGCGGCGTTCGCGAGTATGATCCACGCCTTCGCTATCCCTGCGGGTCTCGAGGCCGGACGTCGCAAACGCGGGAAGGGTGGAGGGACGTTTGGGTGGCTCACCAATGCACCGTGGGCGAATCCGGTGTTCTCCGCGACCATCTTCAGTATCATCCTCTTCGGCTTCCTCGGCGGAATTACAGGCGTCGTGATGGGACAGATGCAGGTCAACATGACCTGGCACAACACGTTCGCAACCGTGGGACACTTCCACGGGACTGTCGCAGTCGGGACGACACTCGCCTTCATGGGATTGGTGTTCTTCGTCGTTCGGACGATGTTCCAGCGCCGACTTTCGTTCGGCCGGATGGCGAGTCTCCAGCCGTTCTTCTATGCCGGCGCGATGGGCATCGTAGTGATCATGATGATGTATGTCGGTATCCTGTACGGCGTCCCGCGGCGGACTGCCGAGATTGTCCGGAACATCCCTGGGACCGAATTCAGCTTGCAGGCGGCCTCCCCACTGTTCGCAATCTTCGGCGTGTTCGCTATTCTTGCTATCACGGCGGGAACGATTTTCGTCGTAGTCGCCGTCGCTTCGCTCCTGATCGGTGACCGGGTCACCGGGCCAGAGGACAACGCTGATCTCGTTCCAGACGGAGGGGCAGCCACCGACGACAAGCCGGTGCACGCATACGAAATGCGGGGGACGTTCCTCATCTGTCTCGTCTTTATGGCCGTCTTCATCGGGTCGTACGTGATCAACTGGTACGTGCTTACGGAGCTCTGGTCGGTCGGTGTGTAG
- a CDS encoding heavy metal translocating P-type ATPase: protein MTDTCTLCGLPITNHPVVDPEVTGEFCCRGCLEVSRTICDVEDVSTAEIRERTQSSPSEESATDHAVETAEAFLEVDGMHCTTCESFIALRGEACEGIRSVEASYTTDTARVRYDAETVDPTDLPTLLSGYGYTARIRHGTTTDRTTHDEETLQRLLLGGFLALLIMPWYVFFLYPSYVGLDTGVITVDMTTPVGLYLPMTVVGLLAGVVVFYTGWPILRGAYVSVRTGQPNMHLLLTVAIVSAFAYSTVALVNGSIHLYYDVSVAIVLVVTGGNYYERRLKRQATGLLSSLTSMRVTEATRRCEDGSTETVDVTELEPRDEVVVRPGERVPIDGMVVEGTAAVDEAVLTGESLPKTKRQGDDVVGGSVVSDSALVIAVDADAESTLDRITSLLWAVQSERPAVQRFADRLASVFVPLVLVVGVSITLWRLSTGDSASAALLAGLTVLVAACPCAMGLATPLAIASGLRDALQRGIVVTNSSLFETAPAVDTVVFDKTGTLTTGEMTVQSVTGDPEALEVAAAVERHSSHPVASAIIEYATVVIDGGARGNGQTSHVGSSKSAATVTEFERHPGDGVSARVDGERVVVGTPELVGRRAGSLSEDLQTAVGEARSTGHLPVVVGRGGQAVAVAVVGDRERDDWQAVFETFDDKRIVVLTGDDEAATTRFRDHPAVDQVFAEVPPDGKAATVRELRTTGTTAMIGDGTNDAPALGVADVGIAIAGTAHAADAADVVMVGGTLGDVPAVFDLASATRRRIRENVAWALCYNGIVLPLAAFGVLNPLLAALAMAASSVLVVTNSRRPLLR from the coding sequence ATGACCGACACCTGTACCCTGTGTGGGTTGCCAATCACAAACCATCCAGTCGTGGATCCGGAGGTCACGGGGGAATTTTGTTGTCGTGGCTGTCTGGAAGTCTCGCGAACGATCTGCGACGTTGAAGACGTCTCGACGGCCGAGATTCGGGAACGGACCCAGTCCAGTCCATCTGAGGAGTCAGCAACCGATCACGCTGTCGAGACAGCGGAAGCGTTTCTCGAAGTCGATGGAATGCACTGTACGACCTGCGAGTCATTCATCGCACTTCGTGGTGAGGCGTGCGAGGGCATTCGTTCGGTCGAGGCTAGCTACACGACGGATACCGCTCGCGTCCGGTATGATGCAGAGACGGTTGACCCGACCGATCTGCCTACCCTCCTGAGCGGCTACGGGTACACCGCCCGGATTCGGCATGGTACGACGACTGATCGAACTACACACGACGAGGAGACGCTTCAGCGACTGCTACTCGGTGGGTTCCTCGCGCTACTCATCATGCCGTGGTACGTTTTCTTCCTCTACCCGAGCTACGTCGGCCTCGACACCGGCGTCATCACAGTCGACATGACGACACCCGTCGGTCTCTACCTCCCCATGACGGTCGTTGGACTGTTAGCTGGGGTCGTCGTATTCTACACCGGGTGGCCGATCCTCCGTGGTGCATACGTAAGCGTCAGGACAGGACAACCGAATATGCACCTACTTCTGACAGTCGCGATAGTATCAGCTTTCGCTTACAGTACCGTCGCACTTGTGAACGGTAGCATCCACCTCTACTACGACGTCTCGGTTGCGATCGTCCTCGTCGTCACAGGAGGCAACTACTACGAGCGTCGACTGAAGCGTCAGGCCACAGGACTCCTGTCCTCCCTGACGTCGATGCGGGTAACGGAGGCGACTCGCCGCTGTGAGGACGGGTCGACAGAGACAGTCGACGTGACCGAACTCGAACCACGAGACGAAGTCGTTGTCCGTCCGGGTGAGCGCGTCCCGATTGACGGGATGGTCGTCGAAGGTACCGCCGCCGTTGACGAGGCGGTGTTGACAGGTGAATCGCTTCCAAAGACGAAACGGCAGGGAGACGATGTCGTTGGTGGAAGCGTCGTATCAGACAGTGCACTCGTCATTGCTGTTGACGCCGACGCCGAGAGCACTCTCGACCGGATCACATCACTCCTATGGGCCGTACAGAGTGAGCGACCGGCCGTTCAGCGGTTCGCCGACCGACTCGCCAGCGTGTTCGTCCCACTCGTTCTCGTCGTGGGAGTGAGTATCACTCTCTGGCGACTGAGTACCGGGGACTCGGCCTCCGCTGCGTTGCTCGCGGGGCTCACGGTCTTGGTTGCCGCTTGTCCTTGCGCCATGGGACTGGCGACTCCGCTCGCCATCGCTAGCGGACTTCGTGATGCGCTACAGCGTGGAATCGTCGTCACCAACAGCTCGCTGTTCGAGACGGCACCTGCGGTCGATACAGTGGTCTTCGACAAAACGGGCACGCTCACGACGGGCGAGATGACGGTCCAATCCGTCACCGGAGACCCAGAGGCGCTGGAGGTGGCCGCGGCCGTCGAACGACACTCGTCTCATCCTGTTGCATCCGCAATCATCGAATATGCGACTGTGGTGATTGACGGAGGGGCGAGAGGGAACGGACAGACATCACACGTCGGCTCTTCAAAGTCTGCTGCGACGGTGACCGAGTTCGAACGACACCCCGGCGACGGTGTCAGCGCCCGCGTCGACGGTGAGCGCGTCGTCGTCGGGACACCGGAACTTGTCGGGCGACGCGCCGGGTCGCTCTCGGAAGATCTTCAGACCGCGGTCGGGGAGGCTCGCTCGACTGGCCATCTACCGGTCGTGGTTGGACGCGGCGGCCAGGCTGTCGCCGTCGCCGTCGTCGGTGACAGAGAGCGCGACGACTGGCAAGCGGTGTTCGAGACGTTCGACGACAAACGAATCGTGGTCCTCACGGGGGACGACGAGGCTGCAACAACGCGTTTTCGCGACCATCCTGCCGTCGATCAGGTCTTTGCCGAGGTCCCTCCAGACGGGAAGGCCGCGACCGTTCGCGAACTGCGAACCACCGGAACAACGGCGATGATCGGAGACGGAACGAACGACGCACCGGCGCTCGGAGTCGCCGATGTCGGTATCGCGATTGCGGGGACAGCCCACGCTGCTGATGCAGCCGATGTCGTCATGGTCGGAGGGACCCTGGGTGACGTTCCAGCGGTGTTCGACCTCGCGTCGGCGACGCGGAGACGGATACGAGAGAACGTTGCCTGGGCCCTGTGTTACAATGGGATCGTGCTTCCGCTGGCGGCTTTCGGCGTCCTCAATCCACTCCTGGCGGCACTCGCGATGGCGGCAAGCAGCGTGCTCGTGGTAACCAACTCCCGGCGACCACTTCTCCGATAG
- a CDS encoding plastocyanin/azurin family copper-binding protein yields MKFRHTRRRAVKCVGAVLLGVTLAGCSGDGGNGGSDGDSGNGSGTTTVEMTDELVYDPEQVTVGEGDTVVWETVGAVGHSVTAYEDGIPEGAEYFASGEFDTEQAARDAYVPGDTDAGDVPSGESYEHTFDTAGTYEYFCIPHESSEMVGTVVVE; encoded by the coding sequence ATGAAGTTCCGACATACTCGTCGACGCGCTGTCAAATGTGTCGGGGCAGTGCTTCTTGGGGTTACGCTTGCCGGTTGCTCAGGGGATGGTGGAAACGGCGGGTCCGATGGCGACAGTGGGAACGGTAGTGGCACGACGACCGTTGAGATGACGGATGAACTCGTCTACGACCCGGAGCAGGTCACCGTCGGCGAAGGTGACACGGTAGTCTGGGAAACCGTCGGTGCAGTCGGCCACTCAGTGACCGCGTACGAGGATGGAATCCCCGAGGGGGCTGAATACTTCGCTTCAGGCGAATTCGATACGGAACAGGCTGCGAGAGACGCTTATGTCCCAGGAGACACCGACGCTGGCGACGTTCCCAGTGGAGAATCGTACGAACATACGTTCGATACCGCCGGTACTTACGAGTACTTCTGTATTCCACACGAGAGCTCGGAGATGGTTGGTACCGTGGTGGTTGAATAG
- a CDS encoding DUF7521 family protein codes for MVLDGLLDGSLLNTLAGAAATGSALVGLYIGYQAYRGLRRNDEPAMRYLSVGMIILFGVTYLLAVLGQGLIAFHIVTLSFQDVFRFLVRVLQLVGLSLIGYSLHIATKTEMSGG; via the coding sequence ATGGTGCTTGACGGACTTCTCGACGGGTCGCTGCTAAACACGCTCGCCGGGGCGGCGGCCACAGGGTCGGCACTTGTCGGACTGTATATTGGCTACCAGGCGTACCGTGGCCTCCGTCGTAACGACGAACCGGCCATGCGCTATCTCTCGGTCGGGATGATCATCCTGTTCGGCGTCACGTACCTGCTTGCCGTCCTTGGCCAGGGACTGATCGCGTTCCACATTGTCACCCTGTCTTTCCAAGACGTCTTTCGATTCCTCGTCCGCGTCCTCCAACTCGTGGGACTGTCGCTTATAGGGTACTCGCTCCATATCGCGACCAAGACTGAGATGTCCGGCGGATGA
- a CDS encoding winged helix-turn-helix domain-containing protein has product MTDDSVVDDVDLSDIVGLLDDEHVRVILAETSAEPLSAGALSDRCGVSTSAIYRRVDRLVEAELLDEQTRLRRDGHHDTVYVASLDRFELVIRDGELRWTVERSETDIADELTRLWGKF; this is encoded by the coding sequence ATGACTGACGATTCTGTGGTGGACGACGTCGATCTCTCGGACATCGTCGGCCTGCTCGACGACGAGCACGTCCGAGTCATTCTCGCCGAGACGAGCGCCGAGCCTCTCTCGGCCGGGGCGCTCAGCGACCGCTGTGGCGTCTCGACATCGGCCATCTACCGGCGAGTCGATCGACTCGTCGAGGCCGAGCTGCTTGACGAACAGACGCGGCTACGCAGAGATGGGCACCACGATACGGTGTACGTCGCCTCGCTGGACCGATTTGAACTCGTCATCCGTGACGGTGAACTGAGATGGACCGTTGAACGGTCCGAGACGGATATCGCGGACGAACTGACTCGGTTGTGGGGGAAGTTCTGA